The following coding sequences lie in one Caproicibacterium argilliputei genomic window:
- a CDS encoding carbohydrate ABC transporter permease, with translation MPSISAVKTAKREKGYSGMKPTKGYRVFQVFNVILLLLVVMITLYPVLYLVAQSFSAQKYIYAGEVTLIPKGFNVDTYKIVMADQQFWIGYGNTVLYTVVGTAINLAMTMMFAYPLSKKNLIGNRFFTLFAVFTMYFGGGLIPNYLLVNSLHMKNTIWAIVIPGAISTFNLLIMKTSFEQLPKELEEAAAVDGLSTYGIFFRIVIPLSSAIIATMVLFYAVGNWNNWFGPMLYLDDKNLQPVTLYLRNLIAGASATSGGVQDDMEAQQIASNIKSTTMVLTVLPIVCIYPFLQKYFVSGVLLGAVKE, from the coding sequence ATGCCTTCAATCAGTGCGGTAAAAACCGCAAAACGGGAAAAAGGCTACTCCGGCATGAAGCCGACAAAGGGCTACCGGGTGTTTCAGGTGTTCAATGTAATTCTTCTGCTGCTTGTGGTGATGATTACCCTGTATCCGGTGCTTTATCTGGTGGCGCAGTCGTTCAGCGCACAGAAATATATTTACGCCGGCGAGGTTACGCTGATACCCAAAGGGTTCAACGTAGACACTTACAAAATTGTGATGGCAGACCAGCAGTTCTGGATTGGTTACGGCAACACGGTGCTTTACACCGTGGTTGGCACTGCCATCAATTTGGCGATGACCATGATGTTTGCTTATCCGCTTTCCAAAAAGAACCTGATCGGAAACCGGTTCTTTACGCTGTTTGCCGTGTTTACCATGTATTTTGGCGGCGGCTTGATTCCAAACTACCTGCTGGTGAACAGCCTGCACATGAAAAATACCATTTGGGCGATTGTGATTCCCGGCGCCATCAGCACCTTTAACCTGCTGATTATGAAAACTTCCTTTGAGCAGCTGCCCAAGGAGCTGGAAGAAGCCGCAGCTGTGGACGGCCTGAGTACATACGGAATTTTCTTCCGCATTGTGATTCCGCTTTCCAGTGCGATTATCGCCACGATGGTGCTGTTTTATGCCGTTGGCAACTGGAACAACTGGTTTGGCCCCATGCTGTATCTGGATGATAAAAACCTGCAGCCGGTTACCCTGTATCTGCGCAACCTGATTGCAGGCGCTTCGGCGACCAGCGGCGGTGTGCAGGACGATATGGAGGCCCAGCAGATTGCCTCTAACATCAAGTCCACCACCATGGTGCTGACTGTTCTGCCCATTGTGTGCATTTACCCGTTCCTGCAGAAATACTTTGTGTCCGGTGTGCTGCTGGGCGCAGTCAAAGAGTGA
- a CDS encoding ABC transporter substrate-binding protein, translating into MRKGTKQAVSLALAAVMTMGTLAGCGDSKTESSQSGGTAASTTSATTTRKAGDKFWVDEPLTVTMLYNDNPAYPLKNDWLLWNAIKKATNVTIKYQSVAMSDYDAKRSLLISSGDAPQIIPKTYPGSETQFIPSGTILPVSDYIDKMPNYKEKVEKWDMKDELKSIMQRDGKYYVLPGLHEKAKIDYSYLIRTDVLKELNLKVPTTYDEFYNVLKAIKAKYPNKYPFSDRFKGDSTLSLVADAFNVGAGWSKGNYCGYDWTTKKAVFNPATQNYKDFVTYMHKLVAEKLMDPESFSQTDDQATAKFTKGDSFVMNTNTQFTQQLTDTMNESLGKGKFSLEQIVPPTGEAGAEVSGSRLENGIMLNASIADDPRCDDILGFIDWLWYSDAGQTLTKWGVEGTTYTEKNNTKTLESGITFNGINPSGKKDLRKDYGFSGGVFSYGGSLDLENSLRNDQEKAYFTTNSEKLKLKKATPPVLFTDDEREQANSIINPLTDYVDSMTQKFILGTADINKDWDSFLKSCEQKGSQKLVDMINKTYDETKDVLNKD; encoded by the coding sequence ATGAGAAAAGGCACGAAACAAGCAGTCAGCTTAGCGCTTGCCGCCGTTATGACAATGGGCACGCTGGCGGGCTGCGGCGACAGCAAAACAGAAAGCAGCCAGAGCGGCGGAACCGCCGCGTCAACCACCTCGGCGACCACCACCAGAAAGGCCGGTGACAAGTTCTGGGTGGATGAACCGCTGACCGTGACCATGCTGTACAACGACAACCCGGCGTATCCGCTGAAAAACGACTGGCTGCTTTGGAATGCCATCAAAAAGGCAACCAATGTCACCATCAAGTATCAGAGCGTAGCCATGAGCGACTACGACGCGAAGCGCAGCTTGCTCATCAGCTCCGGTGACGCCCCGCAGATTATCCCGAAAACATATCCCGGCAGCGAAACGCAGTTCATTCCGTCCGGCACCATCCTGCCGGTCAGCGATTACATTGACAAGATGCCGAACTACAAAGAAAAAGTCGAAAAGTGGGATATGAAGGACGAACTCAAGAGTATCATGCAGCGCGATGGCAAGTATTATGTGCTGCCCGGTTTGCATGAAAAGGCGAAAATCGATTATTCCTACCTGATTCGCACCGATGTACTCAAAGAATTGAACCTAAAGGTGCCGACCACTTACGATGAATTTTACAATGTACTGAAGGCTATCAAGGCGAAGTACCCGAACAAGTATCCGTTCTCTGACCGCTTCAAGGGCGACAGCACCCTGAGTCTGGTGGCAGATGCCTTTAACGTGGGCGCCGGCTGGAGCAAGGGAAACTACTGCGGCTATGACTGGACGACCAAAAAGGCTGTATTCAATCCCGCCACGCAGAATTACAAAGATTTTGTCACCTATATGCACAAACTGGTTGCGGAAAAGCTGATGGATCCTGAAAGCTTCTCTCAAACAGACGACCAGGCTACCGCGAAGTTCACGAAGGGTGACAGCTTTGTCATGAACACCAACACACAGTTTACCCAGCAGCTGACCGACACCATGAATGAATCGCTCGGTAAGGGTAAATTCTCGCTGGAGCAGATTGTTCCGCCGACCGGCGAAGCAGGTGCGGAGGTTTCCGGCAGCCGCCTGGAAAACGGCATCATGCTGAATGCCTCCATTGCTGACGACCCGCGCTGCGATGATATTCTCGGCTTTATCGACTGGCTCTGGTACAGCGATGCCGGTCAGACGCTGACCAAGTGGGGTGTCGAGGGTACTACCTACACCGAAAAGAACAATACCAAAACACTGGAGTCCGGTATCACCTTTAACGGCATCAATCCTTCCGGCAAAAAGGACCTGCGCAAGGATTACGGCTTCTCCGGCGGCGTGTTCTCTTACGGCGGTTCTCTGGATCTGGAAAACAGCCTGCGCAACGACCAGGAGAAAGCGTACTTTACTACCAACAGCGAAAAGCTCAAGCTGAAGAAAGCAACGCCTCCGGTACTCTTTACTGATGACGAGCGCGAGCAGGCTAACTCCATTATCAACCCGCTGACTGACTATGTGGATTCCATGACACAGAAGTTCATTTTGGGCACAGCGGATATCAACAAAGATTGGGACAGCTTCTTAAAGAGCTGCGAGCAGAAGGGCAGCCAGAAGCTGGTGGATATGATTAACAAGACTTACGACGAAACCAAGGATGTCCTGAACAAAGACTGA
- a CDS encoding glycoside hydrolase family 3 C-terminal domain-containing protein → MNYQDRQQEFEKQAQALVSKMTLEEAASQIFFDSAPIERLDIPAYNWWNEALHGVARAGTATMFPQAIGLAAMFDEEEIANMAGIIAEEGRAKYNEQSKSGDRDIYKGLTFWAPNINIFRDPRWGRGQETYGEDPYLTAQLGAAYVKALQGDGPYMKAAACAKHFAVHSGPEAVRHSFDAKVSEQDLWDTYLPAFEKLVCEAGVEAVMGAYNRTNGEPCCAQTELMQDTLYGKWHFKGHFVSDAWALRDFYNGHQVTKDVWETAALALHKGCDLNCGDTYPHIMEAYEKGLVTEEEIRTAAVHVMTTRCKLGMFAKDCPYDEIPYEVNDSKVHNEASLRMSRKSAVLLKNDGVLPLSLDTVKTVGVIGPNADSIEALRGNYYGTASCFETNLRGIRDFVGDKARVLYSEGCHLFEDRTSNLARQDDRMSEALTVARHSDVVVLCLGLDATIEGEEGDTGNAFASGDKKTLQLPESQEKLLRAVCETGTPVVLVLNCGSALDLRWADKHCAAILQVWYSGSHGGQALAELLFGASVPCGKLPVTFYASDDQLPAFEDYSMENRTYRYFHGTPLYPFGYGLSYTTFRYSDLQLSADRIKPGEGVQVQVTVTNVGSRAADEVTELYIKDQEASVRVPNCSLCGFVHTHLEASESRTLHFAVCPEAFRLVKEDGSRVYEPGAFTVYAGGSQPDPRSEELTGTAVLAAQVLLEG, encoded by the coding sequence ATGAACTATCAGGACAGACAGCAGGAGTTTGAAAAACAGGCACAGGCGCTTGTTTCAAAAATGACACTGGAAGAAGCCGCTTCTCAGATTTTTTTCGACTCCGCACCGATTGAGCGGCTGGACATTCCCGCTTACAACTGGTGGAACGAAGCACTGCATGGTGTTGCGCGCGCCGGCACGGCAACCATGTTTCCGCAGGCCATCGGTCTTGCAGCCATGTTTGACGAGGAAGAAATTGCAAACATGGCGGGCATCATCGCCGAGGAGGGACGCGCGAAGTACAACGAGCAGTCCAAGTCCGGCGACCGCGATATTTACAAGGGCCTGACATTCTGGGCGCCGAACATCAACATCTTCCGTGACCCACGCTGGGGCCGCGGCCAGGAAACTTACGGCGAAGACCCGTATCTGACCGCGCAGCTGGGCGCCGCATACGTCAAGGCGCTGCAGGGGGACGGCCCGTACATGAAGGCTGCCGCCTGCGCCAAGCATTTTGCGGTGCACAGCGGCCCGGAGGCTGTGCGGCATTCCTTTGACGCCAAAGTTTCCGAGCAGGATTTGTGGGACACCTATCTGCCGGCTTTTGAAAAGCTGGTGTGCGAAGCCGGTGTCGAGGCGGTCATGGGCGCTTACAATCGCACGAATGGCGAGCCTTGCTGTGCGCAGACCGAGCTGATGCAGGACACTCTGTACGGTAAGTGGCACTTTAAGGGTCATTTTGTTTCGGACGCGTGGGCGCTGCGTGACTTTTATAACGGCCACCAGGTGACAAAGGATGTTTGGGAAACCGCCGCGCTGGCGCTGCACAAGGGCTGCGACCTCAACTGCGGCGACACCTATCCGCACATCATGGAAGCGTATGAAAAAGGACTGGTTACGGAAGAGGAAATCCGCACCGCCGCCGTTCATGTGATGACCACGCGCTGCAAACTGGGTATGTTTGCAAAGGACTGCCCGTATGATGAGATTCCGTATGAAGTCAACGACAGCAAGGTGCACAACGAAGCGTCCCTGCGCATGAGCCGCAAGTCCGCAGTGCTGCTCAAAAATGACGGCGTTCTGCCACTTTCACTCGACACCGTGAAGACCGTCGGCGTAATCGGCCCGAACGCGGACAGCATTGAAGCTCTGCGCGGCAACTATTACGGGACGGCATCCTGCTTTGAAACCAACCTGCGCGGCATCCGTGACTTCGTCGGGGACAAAGCGCGCGTGCTGTATTCCGAGGGCTGCCACCTGTTTGAGGACCGCACCTCCAATTTGGCGCGGCAGGATGACCGCATGAGCGAAGCGCTGACCGTGGCACGTCACTCGGATGTTGTGGTGCTGTGCCTGGGGCTGGACGCTACCATTGAGGGCGAAGAGGGCGACACCGGCAATGCGTTTGCCTCCGGCGACAAAAAAACGCTGCAGCTGCCGGAATCCCAGGAAAAGCTGCTGCGCGCCGTCTGTGAAACCGGCACGCCGGTTGTACTGGTGCTGAACTGTGGCAGTGCGCTGGATCTGCGCTGGGCAGATAAACACTGCGCGGCGATTCTGCAGGTTTGGTACAGTGGTTCCCACGGCGGACAGGCTTTGGCGGAACTGCTCTTCGGCGCCAGCGTGCCGTGCGGCAAGCTGCCAGTCACTTTCTATGCCAGTGACGACCAGCTGCCTGCCTTTGAGGACTACTCCATGGAAAACCGCACATACCGATACTTCCACGGTACGCCGCTGTACCCGTTCGGCTACGGCCTTTCCTACACCACGTTCCGCTACAGCGACTTGCAGCTGTCTGCAGACCGCATCAAGCCTGGCGAGGGCGTGCAGGTGCAGGTTACGGTGACCAATGTCGGCAGCCGTGCCGCGGATGAAGTGACAGAACTTTATATCAAGGATCAGGAAGCCAGCGTGCGTGTGCCGAATTGCAGCCTCTGCGGATTTGTGCACACCCATCTGGAAGCAAGTGAAAGCCGGACACTGCACTTTGCGGTTTGTCCGGAAGCTTTCCGTCTGGTCAAGGAGGACGGCAGTAGAGTTTATGAGCCGGGTGCGTTTACTGTTTACGCAGGCGGCAGCCAGCCTGACCCGCGCAGCGAGGAACTGACCGGCACAGCGGTGCTTGCCGCACAAGTGCTGTTGGAGGGCTAA
- a CDS encoding NAD(P)-dependent alcohol dehydrogenase — MEMMKAAVLTNIGKIELQQRERPQPKPDEVQVKVEYVGICGSDVHYFEFGRVGNFVVKKPIVLGHECGGTVTAVGSAVKKCKVGDRVALEPGVPCGKCEYCLSGRYNLCPDVRFMATPPYDGAFQEYVVHPEALTFLLPDGMSTMAGALIEPLAVGFHAAKQSGASVGQSAVVLGAGCIGLVTMMALHSMGVKKVIVADLLPKRLEKAKELGASAVINSGETDVEQAVLSLTDGAGADLVFETAGSPVTAMMTSFLVRRGGTITLVGMTPKPEFSYNFGNIMDKEATIKSVFRYCNLYPTAISAVACGDIPIEKIVSDTFPFDHAQEAMQYNIDHKADVTKIVLDFTK; from the coding sequence ATGGAAATGATGAAAGCCGCTGTTCTGACAAACATTGGAAAAATAGAATTGCAGCAGCGGGAAAGGCCCCAGCCCAAACCGGATGAGGTGCAGGTCAAAGTGGAATACGTGGGCATCTGCGGTTCCGACGTGCATTACTTTGAATTTGGGCGCGTGGGAAATTTTGTGGTGAAAAAACCAATCGTTCTGGGGCATGAATGCGGCGGTACGGTGACGGCTGTCGGTTCGGCAGTCAAAAAATGCAAAGTGGGCGACCGGGTTGCGCTGGAGCCGGGGGTTCCCTGCGGCAAGTGCGAATACTGCCTTTCGGGCAGGTATAATCTTTGCCCGGATGTCCGTTTTATGGCGACCCCGCCGTATGACGGGGCGTTTCAGGAGTATGTGGTGCATCCGGAGGCACTGACCTTTTTGCTGCCGGACGGCATGAGCACCATGGCGGGCGCGCTGATTGAGCCGCTGGCAGTCGGTTTCCACGCGGCAAAGCAGTCTGGCGCGTCTGTCGGGCAGAGTGCCGTTGTGCTGGGCGCGGGCTGCATTGGTCTGGTGACCATGATGGCGCTGCACAGCATGGGCGTCAAAAAGGTGATTGTGGCAGATCTTCTCCCCAAGCGTCTGGAAAAAGCCAAAGAGCTGGGTGCCTCCGCGGTTATTAACAGCGGGGAAACGGACGTGGAGCAGGCGGTTCTCTCGCTGACAGATGGCGCGGGCGCTGACCTGGTCTTTGAAACCGCCGGCAGTCCGGTTACGGCGATGATGACTTCCTTTCTGGTTCGGCGCGGCGGCACCATTACTTTGGTCGGCATGACGCCGAAGCCGGAGTTTTCTTATAATTTCGGCAATATTATGGACAAAGAGGCAACCATCAAAAGCGTGTTCCGCTACTGCAACCTGTATCCGACTGCCATCAGCGCGGTTGCGTGCGGCGACATTCCGATTGAGAAAATTGTTTCCGACACCTTCCCGTTTGACCATGCGCAGGAAGCCATGCAGTACAACATCGACCACAAAGCGGACGTCACAAAAATCGTTCTGGATTTCACCAAATAA
- the sufC gene encoding Fe-S cluster assembly ATPase SufC — MSKNLLEVSGVHASVEGKEILSGLNLTVAPGETHVIMGPNGAGKSTLGNVILGNPEYQVDAGSITFDGADITAEKTDARARRGIFYSFQSPEEVPGVTLEDFLRVSKTAITGKPLKVFAFQKELKKTMEALQMDEAYAHRYLNVGFSGGEKKKAEILQMLILQPKLAILDETDSGLDVDAVRVVSEGIRRYKNKENALLIITHNAKILEGLHVDYVHVLADGKIIHTGGPELIEEISREGFHRLEEGAAQ, encoded by the coding sequence ATGTCGAAAAATTTATTGGAAGTCAGCGGAGTACACGCAAGCGTGGAGGGAAAGGAAATCCTGAGTGGGCTGAATCTCACGGTGGCCCCCGGCGAAACCCACGTGATCATGGGGCCGAACGGCGCGGGAAAATCGACGCTCGGTAATGTGATTCTGGGCAATCCGGAGTATCAGGTGGACGCCGGTTCCATTACGTTTGACGGCGCAGACATCACCGCGGAAAAAACAGACGCGCGCGCGCGCCGCGGTATCTTCTATTCTTTCCAAAGTCCGGAAGAGGTGCCCGGTGTTACGCTGGAGGACTTCCTGCGCGTCAGCAAAACAGCCATTACCGGCAAACCGCTTAAAGTGTTTGCGTTTCAGAAGGAACTGAAGAAAACCATGGAAGCACTGCAGATGGACGAAGCCTACGCCCACCGCTACCTGAACGTCGGCTTTTCCGGCGGCGAAAAAAAGAAAGCGGAAATTCTGCAGATGCTGATTCTGCAGCCGAAGCTGGCAATTTTGGACGAAACCGACTCCGGCTTGGATGTGGACGCGGTGCGCGTTGTGTCCGAGGGCATCCGCCGCTACAAAAACAAAGAAAACGCTCTGCTGATTATTACGCACAATGCAAAGATTCTGGAGGGACTGCACGTGGATTACGTCCATGTGCTGGCAGACGGAAAAATCATTCATACCGGTGGGCCGGAACTCATTGAGGAGATTTCCCGCGAGGGCTTCCACCGTTTGGAAGAAGGTGCCGCGCAATGA
- the sufB gene encoding Fe-S cluster assembly protein SufB, translating to MSKPLKTQIADVDRSLYDFKDAVHPSYETDAGLTPEIVEQISREKGDPDWMRDFRLKSLEAYNRLSVPEWGPPIDDLNMRDIITYVRPDTPMRGKWSEVPDDIKNTFERLGIPKAERKSLAGVGAQYDSEVVYHNVRAEVAAQGVVYTDMESALKGEYADMVREHFMKLVPPSDHKFAALHGAVWSGGSFVYVPKGVSVEIPLQSYFRLNAPGAGQFEHTLIIVDKGAYLHFIEGCSAPKYNVANLHAGCVELFVEEGARLRYSTIENWSKNMYNLNTKRALVKKGGAIEWVSGSFGSHTSYLYPMSILQGEGARMEYTGITFAGKGQQLDTGAKVVHAAPHTSSHIVTKSISKDGGECTYRSAVTIGKDAVGSKSAVSCDSLMLDSISRSDTIPAMDIQNDESDVGHEAKIGRISDEAVFYLMSRGISEEDARAMIVSGFAEPIAKELPLEYAVEMNNLIKLEMDGNI from the coding sequence ATGAGCAAACCGCTGAAAACACAGATTGCGGATGTGGACCGCAGCCTGTATGATTTTAAAGACGCGGTGCACCCCTCCTACGAAACCGACGCGGGTCTGACGCCGGAAATCGTGGAGCAGATCAGCCGCGAAAAGGGTGACCCGGACTGGATGCGTGACTTCCGGCTCAAGTCACTGGAAGCGTACAACCGACTTTCCGTGCCGGAGTGGGGGCCGCCCATTGACGACCTTAACATGAGAGATATTATCACCTATGTGCGCCCGGATACGCCGATGCGCGGCAAATGGAGCGAAGTGCCGGACGACATCAAAAACACGTTTGAGCGGCTGGGCATCCCGAAAGCGGAGCGCAAGTCGCTGGCAGGCGTGGGCGCGCAGTATGACTCCGAAGTTGTATACCATAACGTGCGCGCAGAAGTTGCCGCACAGGGTGTGGTTTACACCGACATGGAAAGCGCGCTCAAGGGCGAGTATGCCGACATGGTGCGCGAGCATTTTATGAAGCTGGTGCCCCCGTCAGACCACAAGTTTGCGGCGCTGCACGGTGCGGTTTGGTCTGGCGGTTCGTTTGTGTATGTGCCAAAAGGCGTTTCTGTGGAAATTCCGCTGCAGTCTTACTTTCGGCTGAACGCGCCGGGCGCGGGTCAGTTTGAGCACACGCTGATTATTGTGGACAAGGGCGCATACCTGCACTTCATCGAGGGCTGCTCCGCGCCGAAGTACAACGTTGCCAATCTGCACGCGGGCTGCGTGGAGCTGTTTGTGGAGGAGGGCGCGCGTCTGCGCTACTCTACCATTGAAAACTGGTCCAAAAATATGTATAACCTCAACACCAAGCGTGCGCTGGTGAAAAAGGGCGGCGCCATCGAGTGGGTGTCCGGCTCTTTTGGTTCCCATACGTCGTACCTGTACCCGATGAGTATTCTGCAGGGCGAGGGTGCGCGCATGGAGTATACCGGCATCACCTTTGCCGGCAAGGGACAGCAGCTGGACACCGGCGCCAAGGTGGTGCACGCCGCGCCGCACACCAGCTCGCACATTGTTACCAAGTCCATTTCCAAGGACGGCGGCGAGTGTACTTACCGCAGTGCTGTGACCATCGGAAAGGATGCGGTCGGCAGCAAATCTGCGGTTTCCTGCGACTCCCTGATGCTGGACAGCATTTCCCGTTCCGACACCATTCCGGCAATGGACATCCAAAACGATGAATCAGATGTGGGCCACGAGGCAAAAATCGGCCGCATCAGCGATGAAGCGGTATTTTACCTGATGAGCCGCGGTATCAGCGAAGAGGATGCGCGCGCGATGATTGTCAGCGGCTTTGCGGAGCCGATTGCCAAGGAGCTGCCGCTGGAGTATGCGGTGGAAATGAACAACCTGATTAAGCTGGAGATGGACGGAAATATTTGA
- a CDS encoding SufB/SufD family protein, which produces MEQQLKNINTLPALTWNHLGVNRSVFLAQRPQAKTAAPQISAAFQQVETGMGREAEDFAVQNCTVSHSIEAEENTEYTDTTSMRYALTGETPVVDVTLIHAHAGSRVTVLQSYTAGDDTACFHGGLTKIIADAGAKVRLVQVQLLNGGSRSFNDVGVQLAENAQVEVVQAELGAARAFAGCLALLEGYRSRFDADTIYFGDEARKLDLNYVARHTGKKTVSEMHAAGALLGKSDKIYRGTIDFIRGASRSEGHEAEETLLFSPQARNRTVPLILCSEEDVQGQHAATIGKINAQRLFYLQSRGLTEPQAKQLMIEAQFAPVIEKVPDEALQQEMKAYLGRRMQLD; this is translated from the coding sequence ATGGAACAGCAACTGAAAAATATCAATACGCTGCCCGCGCTGACGTGGAACCATCTGGGCGTAAACCGCTCGGTGTTTCTGGCACAGCGCCCGCAGGCGAAAACAGCCGCCCCGCAGATTTCTGCCGCCTTTCAGCAGGTGGAAACCGGCATGGGCAGGGAAGCGGAAGATTTCGCCGTGCAGAACTGCACGGTTTCTCATAGCATTGAAGCAGAAGAAAATACGGAATATACCGACACCACATCCATGCGGTATGCCTTGACCGGCGAAACGCCGGTAGTGGACGTCACACTGATTCACGCCCATGCGGGCAGCCGTGTAACGGTTCTGCAGTCCTACACTGCGGGGGATGACACCGCCTGCTTCCACGGCGGACTGACCAAAATTATTGCGGATGCGGGCGCCAAGGTTCGTCTGGTGCAGGTGCAGCTGCTCAACGGCGGCAGCCGTTCCTTTAACGATGTCGGCGTGCAGCTTGCGGAAAATGCGCAGGTAGAGGTGGTGCAGGCGGAGTTGGGCGCGGCGCGCGCGTTTGCCGGTTGTCTGGCACTGCTGGAGGGATACCGCAGCCGCTTTGACGCAGATACCATTTACTTTGGAGATGAGGCGCGCAAGCTGGACCTTAACTACGTTGCGCGCCACACCGGCAAAAAGACCGTCAGCGAAATGCACGCGGCGGGTGCGCTGCTGGGAAAAAGCGATAAGATTTACCGTGGCACCATCGACTTCATCCGCGGCGCGTCGCGCTCCGAGGGACACGAAGCGGAGGAAACCCTGCTGTTTAGCCCCCAGGCGCGCAACCGCACAGTGCCGCTGATCCTGTGCAGCGAGGAAGATGTGCAGGGACAGCACGCGGCTACCATCGGAAAAATCAATGCGCAGCGCCTGTTTTATCTGCAGTCACGCGGCCTGACGGAGCCGCAGGCAAAACAGCTGATGATTGAGGCACAGTTCGCACCGGTCATTGAGAAAGTGCCGGACGAAGCATTGCAGCAGGAAATGAAAGCGTATCTGGGGAGGAGGATGCAGCTTGACTGA